GCATGTTTGGATTGATGATATATGGTAGAATGAAATAAAATGAAGTtacatctattttttaaaatttaacaagcATATTTCACTCGATTCCATTGAATACCACCAATCCAAACAGTATTTCTATCTCAATAGAGTTAAGTGACTAATGCATACATCTTCATAGCATTATCTAGTCTTTGAACTAGTGAAGCAATTCCATCAGCTCTACTGTCATACTAGTTTGAAATTGAACAACATTAGTTCAAAATGGTAATTATACATAAATGGTGTAAGTTCTGACTTTGAATGAAGAAGTTGTACATAGTTCTGTATATATAGTTTCATTATATGCTTTGCAATGCGTTCATTGAAGATTTTATGATGTGCTTATTGAGTTTTATTGAAGAAAGGGAGGGTGACTGAAATAAGCTATGAATCAAGATACATGTGTATATTGATTCTTGAAGCTTTGTGATAGAACTTGACTGGAGATTGCCTTCTAGAAATTCGTCGTCAATATTCTCACACGCATACACCTTATCCTCCTTCCCACTTCATAACAAGTTGAAGTGGGAGGGAAAGNNNNNNNNNNNNNNNNNNNNNNNNNNNNNNNNNNNNNNNNNNNNNNNNNNNNNNNNNNNNNNNNNNNNNNNNNNNNNNNNNNNNNNNNNNNNNNNNNNNNNNNNNNNNNNNNNNNNNNNNNNNNNNNNNNNNNNNNNNNNNNNNNNNNNNNNNNNNNNNNNNNNNNNNNNNNNNNNNNNNNNNNNNNNNNNNNNNNNNNNNNNNNNNNNNNNNNNNNGAAAGAGTGCAAGTGTGCGAATGTGAATAGCAACGTGGAAATAGCTTTGTAGATAGAAGTGAGAGTGATTGAAGTTGGATGATTATGAATAAGATGGTGAGGTTGAAGGAGGATGCATTGAACTGGAAACTCATATATGGTTTCAATGCTCTTGTGTTGTGCCCCTTTTATTTATGTTGGAGGAATCGGTAGTGCTATtgtttttaccttttttttattaatatatagaaACCATTGCATTGCTTTTcctttttcattattattatggtATAGCCTGTTACCATTTAGAGTGATGGTCCCAGTGCACAAGCAAAGCATTCTTGTGTAGTGTTAATCAACATAATAGGCATAAAAGAGTGACTCATTCTAGAGCAAAATTAATGTAGATTATTCTCTAACATCACTAACTGGTAACCCATTGCTTGTGGGGACTTGtatgtatctaaataaaaatggtgtttgagtttttcaaaattaaaaaaaaaaaattgaaagttaaataaaaattgggTTCAAGCAAATGAGGAGTTACAACAGAAAGATTAAGAAGAAAAACGAAACTGCCATGAATTACTGCCAGAGGGTAAAGTGAGCACATCCTCACCGTTctgtttaattatttaacaattaaGATTAATtcatattgaaaattttaatttaaatagttttagaaaaaataaaagctgCTAGCCTTCATACTGAGAAATCTGCAACCACCGTGTCCACAGTTCTTTTGATGACGTGTTGCTTCTCAATTAAAACATAGATCAATGAATCTGAGGACAAAGTTCTCACCGATTAATAATCTATAAACTAATCAAGGAAAAAGAGGCTTTAGTAGTGATTCTTATTTTGGTGCATTAACTTCAGTTGTTGTGAGAATTGTATTTTTCAGCTTACTAGTATGATTTAATCTTTAAAGTACACAAGGCCAGAAAAATGGAGCGTAttgtttattcatttatttgatcATATACACAAGTTTAAtggaaaaaaaacaaatatgcaaaactgataaaatatttgttgtaaaaaagaaatacaCTCTAAATGTGACTTGTACAACAGAATAAGTTTCAACCAGCACAACTAGACAACAGATACAATCGCTATATACATATCTTGGAAACAAAAGTGAATATCTTATGACCTACATTTTTCCTGGCTAACCTAGCAATGGCTTGGGCCCgtaaaaataacaacaacataCAATATCCCTCTGCGACGTCCTTCAACATATCTTCTAGTTTGCAGCAGCGAGACCCGCATCCATTACAAGTTGCTCGGTCAATGCTGAGAGTCGAGCAGCTCCTGCTTTTACCACAGAAAAACAGTCAATGCAATTCATATTTGTGATCAAATCGAGTTTAAAATCATTGTTGTTTTGCATGACACTGATGTAGCTATCAGCTTCAACACTCAGGATGGCCTTGTTCAGAAGTTGTTGACTCATTTCTGCAAGTTTCTGTAGAGCACTAGTAGCAGCTTCAACTTCAAGCTGAGCTGCCTCAAATTGAAGCTTCTCAATTGCAAAGTCTTTCATACCTTTTTCTCTGATTTCACTGATTCTCTCCTGCGTCATTGCGTACAATGTTTTATGATCATTAGCATCTTCTGTTGCCTTGTCCCTTGCTTTTCTTAACTCTTCCTCTTTCGCATCCAATCTTTCAAGAGTCATTTTAAGCTCCTCTTCTTTTATTGTTAGAGCCTTCTGTGCAGCAAGAACTTCCATCTCCATTGTTTTTAAGTTTTCTTTGGTCAACTCGAGCACATTCTCCAGCTGTTTTTGTTGCCAACTCAATTCATTTGTAGGCTCCACCAAAAGTTGCTTGATTAGTTGATCACCCATTTCATTGATGTCTTCATTCTTAATGGAAGCAACCATTTTGTTTGTGAGCTCTAAAACTCGCTCTACTACAGTTTCGGCCTCAAAAGCCTTGAGGTTTGTATTATCCAACTTATTCTGGATTATCTTCACATGCTCATCTTTCTCCCTTAAGATGTTGGTTGCTTCAATAAGTTGCGTTTCTTTATTGTTCATTAGCATCTTAAGATCAGAGATTTCCTGGTTTAATTCCACCAGCATCTTCCTAGCATTGGAAAGTTCCAAGTCTTTCTCCTCCAAGAGAATCTGAAGAGAAGCCTTTTCAGATCTCAAATGCTGGATTTCTAGCTTAGCATCAACAAGCTCTGACTCTTTGACCTCAAGAACGGCACTTGATTGCTTAAATTCAGcactttttttaactaattcCTCTTGAAGCAAAGACATTGCTTGGACAGCCTGCTCCAAAGAAGCTGTCTCTTTCTTCAGCTCCTCCTGTAACTTCTTCATGAGCTCCCTCTCCGTGGACAGATCCTGTTCGAGTTTTTTGTTCAAAGCCTCTGCAGCCCTAAGTTTCATTCTTTCCCTCTCCACTTCTATTTGGGCATCTTTTAAATTTCCCATGTACAACATGACACTTGCCCTTTGTTCTGAAAGTTCATTCAGGTGCTGTTCCAATAACCTCTCTTGTGCTTCCATTTTGTTCCTAGAATGTGCCAGTGATTGCTGAGATGAAACTAATTCAGACCTCACGTCATTGAGAAGCTTCTTCACCCTTCTGAAATCCTCTAGCGTTTCACTACTCTCCTGTGCATGCCTCGAAGACTCCTCTTCCAGCCTCTTAAGTTCTTCCTGAGCTAACAACCACTCCATCGCCTGCTTTTCCAAAGAGGCCTCTGCAATCTTGACCTTTTCCCCTTCAACTTCCCTCTCAGCTACAGAAACTCGTAGTTCTTCTTCTCTTTGTTGTACAACTCTCTGAAGTTCTTGAAGTTCAATCTCTTGTTTTTTCACAACCTCATTTGCTTCAGTCAGAAGCTGAACCTTATGTCTAAGCTCTGAATCAACACAAGCAGCTTCTTCAGTCTTCTTAGCCAAACCAATCCTCATTTTCTCCACCTCTTCTTCCTTCAAAGACAACGCATCCTGTAAACCGACAATGTCACTATCACGATCCCTAAGCCGGAGCTTCAGTTCCTCTATCTGTCCCGCTTGAGAAACCAAAGTAGCCGTAGCCTCCTTCATCTCCCTTTCAAGTTTGTCATATTTCTCGCGAGCAGCCTCAATTTCATTCTCTTGGCGCTCTAACTCATCTTTAGCATGCTTCAATTTACTATTCTCCAACAAAACAGTTCTCTCAACTTCCTGTAAATGATCCTCCTTCTCCTTCAATACCAGAAGCGCCGCCAAAAGATCCGACTCAAAACCGCTAAGATCTGGCTGTTCCTCTCCTATCATGCGATCCTCCAGCTTGTGTGTCTGCTCAAACAACCTCTCAAGAAGAACCCTAGCAGGCTCAGCCGATCCATAATTGTTAAAACTAGGCCTATTATTATTCAACACTGATCTAACAGTAACACCATTCCTTAACCAACGATCTTTTCTTCCTTGAGTCACAACAAAACTTATTTGGCTATGAAGCTTCCTATTGTACCTAAGAGAACATAACAACTGCAAACAAAAGCACACAACCATTCCACATCACGATTCAATCAATATTCAATCATATTCCAAACCGATTcaccaaattttctttaaaagcaCTATGATTAGTCACTAATCCAGTCAAATTTCCACAAGCTATATTTAATATGGAACCTAAAAAGCACAATAAAAACACACAACAATTCCACAtcataaatcaattaatattcATTATTCATATTCCAAAACGATGCACCAAACtttcttgaatttttttgattATTCACTAATATTTTGACAAGTTATACATAGATAATATCAcacaaaaatgcataaaaattCCACATCTGAAAATTCACCAAACTTCGATTACAAACTCATTAATCCCGTAAAATTTCAACGAGATTATATAAATCAACCAACCGTAGCACACTCCGTAACAGAATGGTATTAatttgcatatttttcattattttttcagttttatttttGCATGAATCTTAAACACTAAATAAATACAACAGCAACTAGAGAACAAAATTTCTTCTAATATCTACTaataatcaatcaattaatCCTGTATAAATTCAACGAGATTACATAAATTAAGTAAGTAACCGTAATGCAAAATCCACAACaaatatagtattaattaattttcagaTTTATTCAATCTAATTTTGCACAAATCTTAATAAAAGTGCTTTACCTACAAAATCTACGacacaataacaaaaaaatgaagaaaataggagaaaaaaaaaaaaaaaaaaaaaaaaacctgtGAATAGGAAGGAGAAGAGGTAGGACGAAGAGATGATGCGGAGAAAGTCATAGCGTTAACAGTTGAGATGTTAACTGCATTTGCAGAGAATCGCCGAACGAACAACTCGATGGAGGGAAAAGATGAAagattattgtattttattttttggtacaaagattattattttattatattattatatagaaaaataaactgTAATTAACTTTTGGATGGGGATAAAGGTTGACGTGTCCCTCCTGTCACTGAAAAAGCGATCCCCTCTTCAAATCACTTGTGTGGAATCCAATTCCAAgggttatttttattttgtaaattaagtAGACCacttaaattatgttttttcaattttttggacCATTATTTGATAAGGCAAAAGAAAATACGATGGAGaccaatgaaataaaaatttgaatgtgAATGGGGAAAATGCAAAAACGTGTGCGTAAGTAACACGTGGACATGCTTCCACCAATTCGTCGACCTTGATTTGTCTTTTTACCTTTTTATGGATTGTATGTGGATATGGATATTAGTAAGTATAATATTGTAATTATCTTGAAGAGGGACTATCATAGGACATAAAGAAGGGTTATTGGACTTAGACCCATGTCCCCTTGTTGTCCAAGTTCAATTGTATGGATAAGGATCTTCCGACCAGACCCACTACAATTGCTTTTTTTGTTCTTTAAGCAAGTATTATGTATGTTAGCTAAAAATAAGCAACTATCTTATATCTCATTCTTATCTTTtctgtatatttatttatttatttattattatttatttttagattaaataaattttagtctctataatattttaatttttttctttttagctttagtaaaaaatataagttttagttcctacaaaattattataCGAATAATATTCATCTTTACTATTAAttcaatatgtattttttaatgatttttttgtatGCATAATACATGTTTACAACGGTATAAACAATACTTTTACAAAAAGTaagttcaaattttgatttttacgtttatatttttgttactttttttaagttttggacctttaaaaacattatataaaaagttctttttttatattgattagtaacgaaatattaaaattttgtaaaaactaCAAACTTAATGAAAAATCTTAAATTTGAATCCAACCCTTACATATCAATATATTTGTAGTTAGTTATCAATTGTgtatttacaaaattttatattattatttttatagtatAAAGTAAGATGATCATGTggtaatattttcttatattagtaatatatcctttataattaatttataattgtatatttaatttatcatttataatataattataattacaatATCATTTAATGAAGATAAATCTTAACAATCGTTCTATGAACACTTGCTAAGGAAATAATTTgtagaaataaaattttgaagttaTGAATTCAAtactttaaaattgtaaaacgtGAAATTTTtcactcaattttttattttaacaaataccTTAAAAGACACTTTTTTAGCAGCAACctttaataaatcaataatgGATAAGTAGTTTTTTGACCAAATGGATCAATAATATTCTTGGAAAGAAGAGGGTTGAAGCCGAAGAAAAAGAAACTACAAGAGAAATTAAACATTGAGCTGAAACACCAATAGGAATATTGGGCCTATTGTTGTTTCATAGTGTGTTGTATGGGCCTCTTGTATATGTTAGTTTAGGCCCATGTTAGTTTATTAAAGTAGAGTTAGTCTTTCAGTTAGCTGATTGAGAGCTACTAATCATGTATAAAGTTGTTTGTATAATATACTCAATCAATGCAATTACAATGAATTCAGTTTCTACAAGGAATGCTGACTTGACTTATAAGTTTGCTACAGCTACCAATCCATATCAACCTTAACTTTATAAGTCATTAATTTCCTAATGTGTCTGCCCATGTCAATGTTTTTGTGCCAAGTAAAAAGATCACTTGTTGTGTGTAAATCTATGGAATTTGTAGTTAGACATAACATGTGCAAGAAAGACATGTTCTGCTGGAAGAACAAAAGTttaaacaacaaacaaaaaatcattcaaaacacAAACTAATAACCACATGACATGGAAAGTATTTATCAGGTGGCCTAAAATAATCCCACGACTACTTCTACATCGATAATAAAAAGAGTTTTGTACCGTGCACCTCACCTATACCTTCCACCCCTTCCTatcctaataaaaaatattatattgtctttttttagtataaaaccatcaaaaaaatttaccacATTATTTCAGACCTCCACTTtcgaaaattacaaaatattcataaacattcaaaaatctaaaactttcaaacttttaaaatataaaaaagtgagtGTTATTGACATTTTCGATTGttaaatatgaaactttcgaaacttaaatttttagaaattttaacaaatttcgaaacttttgataaatatcaaagtttcgaaatgtaattttttaagatGTTATGAACCTTTCTAAACTTTGGATGaatttaaaagtttcgaaagttttgataaatgtcaaatttttgaaacacataactttcgaaactttcaaatttttgaagtaattcaatttcaaaaatttcaaaaaattcaaaactttcgaaagtttcaatttatttcaaaaaatacttGGTGtctgttataattaaaattttattttgaaaaataaatttataatattattattaattaaatttattactatttttgaaattaagtatgaaatttattactatttattacaataaatttattattatttattactataaatttataattcaaatttttaaaatttattaatattaattaaattgattactatttttgaaattaaatttataagcactgcaatatattaatattcattctaataaatcaatatatcaataaaaaatgaagaagaagaaactaaaaaataaaaatgcatttcagAACGTTGGTATTGTtcccaaactttcgaaacttgtTTAGGAAGTTTCATTGAAGACCAAACTTCTGAAacaatttcgaaactttccatgaattctaaagtttcaaaattgaaaacttcatatttctaaattttacatttcgaaactttcagattgttagaaagtttcgaaggtttatgcatttcaaaaatttcatgttcatgaaaactttcgaaagtttcaaaattttgggaAAAAATAACTTCGTAATTTTcatgttcatgtaaaatttcgaagatttggaaaattaatattttgaaaatttcaaagttttgaagTTTATCTTACTTTTGGGTTTTGAAGGTTTCAAAGGTTCGAATGTTTGCAAATATGTAATTCGAACAATTTAAACTTCCGAAGACAATGGatgaaaaaaagagaagaaattttttatagaaatttttataaataaaattagaaataatatgatattttatatgGAGATGAGGTGAAAAGTACTTATGGAGGTGCACGGTCCAAAATTCTTCTCATTATAAGAGACACATGAGAATGAGTCTCATCAGAAATGCTTTAGTGGTCCAACTCCAACAATATGAAAGGTGATTTGTGTAATTTGTTGTTGCTGAGTTTGCATTTGGATCAATGGCACCCAATTTCATACATAGCTCTCACAAGGACTCACCATCCACTTAGAGTGGACTGAATCTTTTCTATCATCACTATGCTCAacactctaaaaaaataatatttactctgaaataaaatataaataaaaaaataataataaaattgatatgtCTAAGTTTAAAATGTATCTAATCTTAAGTCAAAAAAAGTatatctaattttaattttaaaagcaaATACATCAatcttattatttatatttaattttatacagAATATCATGtactcttttttaaaaaattgaaaaataatagattagaaaataaataaattattttccaaAAGTTATCAACTATAATATATTAGagcaacaaatataatattttaagaggAACTCTAAGCATAGTTACTCCGTTTAATAATGCTGAATTTAAttacatcaaattaaaaattcttattaattaaattaacactacaaatttttataaaattttaaaataattttatataacttaatttaaatagacacataataagttttttaaatacataagtAAATATCAATTTCCATATTGCATAACATAACAATCAccaatgatttaatatttatagttattaaacaaaataactGAAAAGGTTCAAACTTTAGTATATATACAAACAAATGGCTCAACAATGACACACTTTTCATGCTTCCTTTAACATTTTCAGCTGGCAATTGCAAAGTCACTACATTGGGTTACATAACATTGGCCCATGAATAATTATCACCCTCCACCAAAATACACCACACATGGATAAGAAATGGcttgattattttattaatttatataattttggcTATTTAGAACAAAAAGGTTTTTGTTTTCCTCTTTTGTTGTTTAGTGAAAACGCAATTACAAAGGTTTGATTGTGAAGTTCACAATCTTAAAGACAAAGTTACATATGCTGCCCAAAAGTACCTCACAACGGGAATGGATTGTCTCCAATCACACGATGGTGCAGTTTATTTCCAGCCTTTGATTTCAAGTTATTTggataaaaaaagaagaaaaaaaatatttaagggtGGAGATTTCTCCACGAGAGAAATATGAGAAAAACAAAAGAGAGACAATCCATTCCCTCTCACAACACAGTTTTTGCCGGTGCCGGTTATTCTAGCAATTGACATcagatataaaaatatattagtttttttggctaaattattttccaattcatttataagaaaaaaaaaaaaagaaagtgtgAATCAGAAAATTTTGAAAGGACTAAAAAAATTGATCCTCCTCAGTAGATTTTTGCTTAAAGTTTCCATAAAAGCcaatttaatgaattaattttttttttttacaatcacacagttaatttttaattgttggATAAAGATCTTAACCATCCAATTTATAGTTGTGTGATcaagatttaattttttcatcgTTTTGTCgcagcctaaaatttcgagttttcatcgaattcaatggagtcaccaccaaaatttattttaaaataggaaaaatattgggaaacccttaaaaatgtaaaaatggtctttgaaaccagattttgagttcgggagtcgattatgcgtagggaaggtattagcaccctacgacatccgttaaaatacggttacctttaattaattgtgcaaaattatatcaacttaaatatatttatttttctttattattaaatatgaatataaattgttttttataaatgtgatttttttgagataaaagtgtgttaaaaaagaaaggaaaaaaagaaagtttttattagtgtgcttgacaagagtgtgatcttgctcctacgtatctcccggtgcgatggagaaatcaaagctacgtagttcttggtaaaaaaatgtgaatgcgttgattgcttttaaataaattgtattttgttacttaaaaaaaataattttgacgaacataaaaaaacttgtttgatttgaataattatcttaaaatatgaattttaagacgatcgaattgtacaactcgtgtctcaaaatccaaggagtaaaaagatgtcacatctaatttaatcctcttaagaatattttattttttatttttaaattgaatttcaaaacaaacaaatagtttaatttgtatcttaacaa
The genomic region above belongs to Cicer arietinum cultivar CDC Frontier isolate Library 1 chromosome 4, Cicar.CDCFrontier_v2.0, whole genome shotgun sequence and contains:
- the LOC101489838 gene encoding uncharacterized protein; translation: MTFSASSLRPTSSPSYSQLLCSLRYNRKLHSQISFVVTQGRKDRWLRNGVTVRSVLNNNRPSFNNYGSAEPARVLLERLFEQTHKLEDRMIGEEQPDLSGFESDLLAALLVLKEKEDHLQEVERTVLLENSKLKHAKDELERQENEIEAAREKYDKLEREMKEATATLVSQAGQIEELKLRLRDRDSDIVGLQDALSLKEEEVEKMRIGLAKKTEEAACVDSELRHKVQLLTEANEVVKKQEIELQELQRVVQQREEELRVSVAEREVEGEKVKIAEASLEKQAMEWLLAQEELKRLEEESSRHAQESSETLEDFRRVKKLLNDVRSELVSSQQSLAHSRNKMEAQERLLEQHLNELSEQRASVMLYMGNLKDAQIEVERERMKLRAAEALNKKLEQDLSTERELMKKLQEELKKETASLEQAVQAMSLLQEELVKKSAEFKQSSAVLEVKESELVDAKLEIQHLRSEKASLQILLEEKDLELSNARKMLVELNQEISDLKMLMNNKETQLIEATNILREKDEHVKIIQNKLDNTNLKAFEAETVVERVLELTNKMVASIKNEDINEMGDQLIKQLLVEPTNELSWQQKQLENVLELTKENLKTMEMEVLAAQKALTIKEEELKMTLERLDAKEEELRKARDKATEDANDHKTLYAMTQERISEIREKGMKDFAIEKLQFEAAQLEVEAATSALQKLAEMSQQLLNKAILSVEADSYISVMQNNNDFKLDLITNMNCIDCFSVVKAGAARLSALTEQLVMDAGLAAAN